One region of Brachyhypopomus gauderio isolate BG-103 chromosome 9, BGAUD_0.2, whole genome shotgun sequence genomic DNA includes:
- the LOC143523509 gene encoding uncharacterized protein LOC143523509 isoform X1, translated as MDYKTMFRDVLVRSQTYEKELQQLEASKHRALEEMQQMFEAELEETTHELDQCRDKLQQQEREFEETKNQMEAESNFELEEMRAQYECRLREEEEKHYYLVDTAAYRKVKIIDLENKIKNKNLEISQLMEYKQKLQEDVQSRDKDIVALKSEIQEKDMIIQDKETHIQDLEWKYQDLEKTKIELDENLKHLKTQIEPREIYLKETEKKIREMTAALKQYKLQNIQLHVSNDELKRILKAKEKELNTERQKVKNGETLGCRIKTDIINCIRVLQEPKKLKETVRKLYEHHVQGSDVCQEEKVSADVQSEFRRQRDYLEKKVASLTRKLAENEQKHKSRYDKLAEENFLLIREINEQRLAQDHVKKQTRAIQTQARGTLSKSSTHHKSKWKKMGADSCFVMTNVVLTTNISLILHILRLSHTLY; from the exons ATGGACTACAAGACAATGTTCCGGGATGTGCTGGTGAGGTCTCAGACCTACGAGAaggagctgcagcagctggaGGCCAGCAAGCACCGAGCCCTGGAGGAGATGCAGCAGATGTTCGAGGCCGAGCTGGAGGAGACGACGCACGAGTTGGACCAG TGCCGTGACAAGTTGCAGCAGCAGGAGCGCGAGTTTGAGGAGACTAAAAATCAAATGGAGGCGGAAAGCAACTTTGAGCTGGAGGAAATGCGCGCCCAGTACGAGTGCAGGCTGcgcgaggaggaagagaagcACTACTATCTCGTGGACACGGCGGCATACAGAAAGGTCAAG ATTATTGACCTGGAGAACAAaatcaagaacaagaacctggAGATCAGTCAACTAATGGAGTATAAGCAGAAGCTGCAGGAGGATGTCCAGTCACGGGACAAGGACATCGTGGCCCTGAAGTCGGAGATCCAGGAGAAGGACATGATCATCCAGGACAAG gaaacacacattcaggacTTGGAATGGAAGTACCAGGACCTGGAGAAGACTAAGATTGAACTGGATGAAAACCTTAAACATCTGAAGACCCAAATCGAGCCGAGAGAGATTTACCTCAAAGAGACGGAGAAAAAGATCCGGGAG ATGACGGCTGCGTTGAAGCAGTACAAGTTGCAGAACATCCAGCTACATGTGAGCAATGATGAACTCAAGCGGATACTGAAAGCCAAAGAAAAGGAATtgaacacagagaggcagaag GTCAAGAACGGCGAGACCCTGGGCTGCAGGATAAAGACGGACATCATTAACTGCATTAGGGTATTACAAGAACCAAAGAAGTTAAAGGAAACTGTCCGCAAGCTGTATGAACATCATGTTCAAGGATCTGATGTG TGCCAGGAGGAGAAAGTCAGTGCAGACGTCCAGTCTGAGTTCCGCAGGCAGAGGGATTATCTCGAGAAGAAGGTGGCATCCCTGACCAGGAAGCTGGCTgaaaatgaacaaaagcacaaatcaCGCTATGACAAGCTCGCGGAG GAGAACTTCTTGCTGATCAGGGAGATCAATGAGCAGCGGTTGGCCCAGGATCACGTCAAGAAGCAAACGCGTGCCATCCAGACTCAAGCCAGAGGGACCTTGTCCAagagctccacccaccacaaGAGTAAGTGGAAAAAAATGGGGGCAGACAGCTGTTTTGTTATGACCAATGTAGTTCTTACAACTAACATTTCTCTCATCCTACACATACTAAGACTTTCTCATACTTTGTATTAG
- the LOC143523509 gene encoding uncharacterized protein LOC143523509 isoform X2, whose product MEAESNFELEEMRAQYECRLREEEEKHYYLVDTAAYRKVKIIDLENKIKNKNLEISQLMEYKQKLQEDVQSRDKDIVALKSEIQEKDMIIQDKETHIQDLEWKYQDLEKTKIELDENLKHLKTQIEPREIYLKETEKKIREMTAALKQYKLQNIQLHVSNDELKRILKAKEKELNTERQKVKNGETLGCRIKTDIINCIRVLQEPKKLKETVRKLYEHHVQGSDVCQEEKVSADVQSEFRRQRDYLEKKVASLTRKLAENEQKHKSRYDKLAEENFLLIREINEQRLAQDHVKKQTRAIQTQARGTLSKSSTHHKSKWKKMGADSCFVMTNVVLTTNISLILHILRLSHTLY is encoded by the exons ATGGAGGCGGAAAGCAACTTTGAGCTGGAGGAAATGCGCGCCCAGTACGAGTGCAGGCTGcgcgaggaggaagagaagcACTACTATCTCGTGGACACGGCGGCATACAGAAAGGTCAAG ATTATTGACCTGGAGAACAAaatcaagaacaagaacctggAGATCAGTCAACTAATGGAGTATAAGCAGAAGCTGCAGGAGGATGTCCAGTCACGGGACAAGGACATCGTGGCCCTGAAGTCGGAGATCCAGGAGAAGGACATGATCATCCAGGACAAG gaaacacacattcaggacTTGGAATGGAAGTACCAGGACCTGGAGAAGACTAAGATTGAACTGGATGAAAACCTTAAACATCTGAAGACCCAAATCGAGCCGAGAGAGATTTACCTCAAAGAGACGGAGAAAAAGATCCGGGAG ATGACGGCTGCGTTGAAGCAGTACAAGTTGCAGAACATCCAGCTACATGTGAGCAATGATGAACTCAAGCGGATACTGAAAGCCAAAGAAAAGGAATtgaacacagagaggcagaag GTCAAGAACGGCGAGACCCTGGGCTGCAGGATAAAGACGGACATCATTAACTGCATTAGGGTATTACAAGAACCAAAGAAGTTAAAGGAAACTGTCCGCAAGCTGTATGAACATCATGTTCAAGGATCTGATGTG TGCCAGGAGGAGAAAGTCAGTGCAGACGTCCAGTCTGAGTTCCGCAGGCAGAGGGATTATCTCGAGAAGAAGGTGGCATCCCTGACCAGGAAGCTGGCTgaaaatgaacaaaagcacaaatcaCGCTATGACAAGCTCGCGGAG GAGAACTTCTTGCTGATCAGGGAGATCAATGAGCAGCGGTTGGCCCAGGATCACGTCAAGAAGCAAACGCGTGCCATCCAGACTCAAGCCAGAGGGACCTTGTCCAagagctccacccaccacaaGAGTAAGTGGAAAAAAATGGGGGCAGACAGCTGTTTTGTTATGACCAATGTAGTTCTTACAACTAACATTTCTCTCATCCTACACATACTAAGACTTTCTCATACTTTGTATTAG
- the LOC143522576 gene encoding uncharacterized protein LOC143522576, producing MSFDDNHLLYTGNGLFMGNPVQNIPVHPVRAAGHIPTFGGVVPPLVSPWTYYGNYPQPNLMVLGGLPHSAFGQSQQLQTMPSPQSTFVPLRKQEESRTDQAKRKISFDVYDPGNFEARLRKMIEEEGSCNSPQHKRLGHKDNDWTTGKDVTELGVPKTSVMVGDPESSHAHSKRKRKASSQENNREDLRCESKSPVEHERKDAGKRQISKRKKEKGANNKNESKKKRADAEQAVARTIQGKGKNRKQVTSGTSAATNAGSTEVSQTSRKKLVQQLAQSIQVFHELGPKPSKGDSGDKKVKNLQTPTSWRTCAVKDSPGLGGMHEESTQKNTAQERATPSPAGELPICSKQLHLSNRAVRGRPNISKIVAFTRKLKNRLRKNLQNQLVRRIRTRPFPKSHSKTTSATDCSIIVVPNQGEEKDTTKSTTLQQKVEETETTRLTTLQQNEANGVPLKSLQHNTSPTRDDWSLMGFMNRMGLKTRNQ from the exons ATGAGTTTTGATGACAACCACCTTttgtacacag gaaatggactattcatgggtaaCCCTGTCCAGAACATTCCAGTCCATCCTGTCAGAGCTGCTG GACACATCCCAACATTTGGAGGTGTGGTTCCCCCACTGGTGTCTCCGTGGACGTATTATGGGAATTACCCACAACCAAACCTGATGGTTCTAGGAGGACTCCCCCACTCAGCCTTTGGCCAGAGTCAGCAGCTCCAGACCATGCCCAGCCCACAGAGCACTTTTGTCCcactcaggaaacaggaggaGAGCAGGACAGACCAGGCAAagcgtaaaataagttttgatGTGTATGATCCTGGGAACTTTGAAGCCAGACTCAGAAAGATGATAGAGGAAGAAGGGTCCTGCAATTCACCTCAACATAAGAGATTAGGTCATAAAGACAATGACTGGACCACAGGAAAGGACGTCACAGAACTCGGAGTCCCTAAGACGTCAGTGATGGTGGGAGACCCTGAATcatcacatgcacacagcaagaggaagaggaaggccaGCAGCCAAGAGAACAACAGAGAAGATTTGAGATGTGAGAGTAAGAGTCCAGTAGAACATGAGAGGAAAGATGCAGGGAAGAGGCAGATTagtaagagaaagaaagagaaaggtgCCAATAATAAGAATGAGAGTAAAAAAAAGAGGGCAGATGCTGAACAGGCTGTTGCCAGGACCATCCAGGGAAAGGgaaaaaacaggaaacaggTCACCTCAGGAACATCCGCTGCCACAAACGCTGGGTCCACTGAGGTGAGCCAGACAAGTAGAAAGAAACTTGTTCAACAATTGGCGCAGTCCATCCAGGTTTTCCATGAGCTTGGACCCAAACCAAGTAAAGGTGACTCAGGTGACAAAAAAGTCAAGAACCTGCAGACACCAACATCATGGAGAACTTGTGCGGTAAAGGACTCACCTGGACTGGGAGGCATGCATGAGGAGAGCACTcaaaaaaacacagcacaggaGAGAGCTACACCCTCTCCGGCAGGAGAGCTTCCAATATGCTCGAAGCAACTGCATCTCTCAAACCGAGCTGTTCGGGGTAGGCCAAATATTTCCAAGATCGTGGCCTTCACAAGAAAATTGAAGAACAGACTGAGAAAAAATCTCCAGAATCAGTTGGTCCGACGCATCAGGACGCGGCCCTTTCCAAAGTCACACAGCAAGACCACTTCAGCCACTGACTGCTCCATCATTGTTGTTCCCAATCagggagaagagaaagacaCCACAAAGTCCACCACACTGcagcagaaggtggaggagacagagaccacgAGGTTGACCACATTGCAGCAGAATGAAGCCAACGGGGTCCCCCTTAAGAGCCTGCAGCACAACACCTCCCCTACCAGAGATGACTGGTCTTTAATGGGCTTCATGAACCGCATGGGCCTAAAGACCAGGAATCAGTAA